Proteins from a single region of Pseudomonas sp. BSw22131:
- a CDS encoding OprD family outer membrane porin: protein MKKSTLALAVSVGVLATQAGAAGFLEDSKATVSSRTMYFENDLREGVRAQDQRETATGLLFNFISGYTLGTVGFGLDVQSMVGVHLGGGIDHHNTTTTNSFFPTDTDGSSVDSWNRTGANAKAKFSKTELKVGTALQPNLPILVSNDGRLLPQSFTGGTIQSKEIDNVTFNAGKLEHQAARASSNYSGLSVNGATQDSNNFMFAGADWKVTKDLTLQAYHSQLEDFYKQTFLGLVHVFPIADDQSFKTDLRYFDSSSDGKNGQAATGYRFNNNGGYAKNAGEVDNKTWSAMFTYTLGGHALMVGHQSVSDDGGMVWLNQGSVTKNGLASSATNHSDGQGGSSFYLFTDSMIGQFARAGEDTNFGQYSYDFARLGVPGLKAAIAYLHGTNIKATSGASGVGDSSEWERDMRIDYVFQDGPLKGFGATLRRANYRSDFDNHGTAAQNTRISDADQTRLIFNYTYAFK from the coding sequence ATGAAGAAGTCCACCCTGGCCTTGGCCGTATCTGTAGGTGTATTGGCCACTCAGGCTGGTGCCGCTGGTTTCCTGGAAGACAGCAAGGCAACCGTCAGTTCCCGTACCATGTATTTCGAAAACGACCTGCGTGAAGGCGTTCGTGCTCAAGATCAGCGCGAAACGGCTACTGGTCTGCTGTTCAACTTCATCTCCGGCTACACCCTAGGCACCGTTGGCTTTGGTCTGGATGTACAGAGCATGGTTGGCGTTCATCTGGGCGGCGGTATCGATCACCACAACACGACCACCACTAACTCCTTCTTCCCGACTGACACCGACGGCTCGTCGGTTGACAGCTGGAACCGCACTGGCGCAAACGCCAAGGCCAAGTTCTCGAAGACCGAGCTGAAAGTCGGTACTGCTCTGCAGCCTAACCTGCCGATCCTGGTATCGAACGATGGTCGTCTGCTGCCACAAAGCTTCACCGGCGGCACGATTCAGTCGAAAGAAATCGACAACGTGACCTTCAACGCCGGCAAGCTGGAGCATCAGGCTGCTCGTGCTTCGAGCAACTACTCGGGTCTGTCGGTCAACGGCGCAACCCAGGACTCCAACAACTTCATGTTCGCGGGCGCTGACTGGAAGGTCACCAAAGACCTGACCTTGCAGGCTTACCACTCGCAACTGGAAGATTTCTACAAGCAGACTTTCCTGGGCCTGGTACACGTCTTCCCGATCGCTGACGACCAGTCGTTCAAGACTGACCTGCGTTACTTCGACAGCAGCTCCGATGGCAAGAACGGTCAGGCCGCTACTGGCTACCGCTTCAACAACAACGGTGGCTACGCCAAGAACGCTGGCGAAGTGGACAACAAGACCTGGTCCGCCATGTTCACCTACACCCTGGGTGGCCATGCACTGATGGTCGGCCATCAGAGCGTGAGCGACGACGGCGGCATGGTCTGGTTGAACCAGGGCAGCGTCACCAAGAACGGCCTTGCTTCTTCGGCTACCAACCACAGCGATGGCCAGGGCGGTTCGAGCTTCTACCTGTTCACCGACAGCATGATCGGTCAATTCGCCCGTGCTGGCGAAGACACCAACTTCGGTCAGTACTCTTATGACTTCGCACGCCTGGGCGTCCCAGGCCTGAAAGCTGCGATTGCGTACCTGCACGGTACCAACATCAAGGCTACCAGCGGTGCATCGGGTGTTGGTGACAGCTCCGAGTGGGAACGTGACATGCGTATCGACTACGTGTTCCAGGACGGTCCTCTGAAAGGCTTCGGCGCTACCCTGCGTCGTGCCAACTACCGTTCGGACTTCGACAACCACGGTACCGCTGCACAGAACACCCGCATCTCCGACGCCGATCAGACCCGTCTGATTTTCAACTACACCTACGCTTTCAAATAA
- a CDS encoding peroxiredoxin: MGIKLGDIAPDFEQDSSEGPIKFHEWLGSSWGVLFSHPADFTPVCTTELGFTAKLKGEFDKRGVKAIALSVDPVDSHIRWIEDINSTQNTTVNFPILADADRKVSDLYDLIHPNANDTLTVRSLFVIDPNKKVRLTITYPASTGRNFHEILRVIDSLQLTDSHKVATPANWQDGDDVVIVPSIKDEEEIKQRFPKGYKAVTPYLRLTPQPNR; encoded by the coding sequence ATGGGTATCAAACTTGGCGATATTGCCCCGGATTTCGAGCAGGATTCCAGCGAAGGACCTATCAAGTTTCATGAATGGCTGGGCAGCAGTTGGGGCGTCTTGTTTTCCCATCCCGCTGACTTCACGCCCGTCTGCACCACCGAGCTGGGCTTCACCGCCAAGCTCAAGGGCGAGTTCGACAAGCGCGGCGTGAAGGCCATCGCGCTGTCGGTTGATCCGGTCGATTCCCATATCAGGTGGATCGAGGACATCAACAGCACGCAAAACACCACGGTGAACTTCCCGATCCTGGCGGACGCTGATCGCAAAGTATCGGACCTGTACGACCTGATCCATCCCAATGCCAATGACACGCTGACTGTGCGCTCGTTGTTCGTGATCGATCCGAACAAGAAGGTGCGGCTGACCATCACCTACCCGGCCAGTACCGGTCGCAATTTTCACGAGATCCTGCGGGTAATCGACTCGCTGCAGCTGACCGACAGCCACAAGGTTGCGACCCCAGCCAACTGGCAGGACGGCGACGACGTTGTGATCGTGCCTTCTATCAAGGATGAAGAAGAGATCAAGCAACGCTTCCCCAAAGGCTACAAGGCTGTCACGCCCTATTTGCGCCTGACGCCACAGCCTAATCGCTGA
- a CDS encoding sulfonate ABC transporter substrate-binding protein: MRTVILRQSLVALFAAAVSFGVVLQAQADTLRIGYQKYGTLVLLKAKGSLEQKLADQGVQVQWTEFPGGPQLLEGLNVGSIDFGVTGETPPVFAQAAGADLLYVASEPPAPTSEAILVPKDSPISSVKDLKGKKVVLNKGSNVHYLLVRALEEAGLKYTDIQTVFLPPADARAAFERGSVDAWVIWDPYQAAAEQQLQARTLRNGTGIVDNNQFYLATKPYAQQHPKVIQTLVEEVRAVGEWSKANPEEVTQQVAPLLGLPEDITRLAVKRQGYGARFITPETVAAQQKIADTFYQLKLIPKPLSIADVIWTPPTAVAKAQ; encoded by the coding sequence ATGCGCACTGTCATTTTGCGTCAAAGCCTGGTCGCTCTGTTTGCCGCGGCAGTTTCCTTTGGCGTTGTTCTTCAAGCTCAAGCCGACACGCTACGTATCGGTTATCAAAAATACGGCACGCTGGTGCTGCTCAAAGCCAAAGGCTCTCTGGAACAGAAACTCGCTGACCAGGGCGTACAAGTGCAATGGACCGAATTCCCCGGCGGCCCTCAATTGCTGGAAGGGCTGAACGTAGGCTCCATCGACTTCGGCGTCACCGGCGAAACGCCTCCGGTATTCGCTCAGGCAGCAGGCGCAGACTTGTTGTACGTCGCCTCCGAGCCGCCAGCTCCGACCAGTGAAGCGATTCTTGTCCCGAAAGACTCGCCCATCAGCTCGGTTAAGGACCTCAAAGGCAAGAAAGTCGTCCTGAACAAGGGCTCCAACGTCCACTACCTGTTGGTGCGTGCGCTGGAAGAGGCTGGCCTGAAATACACCGATATCCAGACCGTATTCCTGCCGCCGGCCGATGCGCGTGCTGCATTCGAGCGCGGCAGTGTTGACGCATGGGTGATCTGGGATCCGTACCAGGCCGCAGCCGAGCAGCAATTGCAGGCACGTACCTTGCGAAACGGCACCGGCATCGTCGACAACAACCAGTTTTATCTGGCGACCAAACCCTACGCGCAGCAGCATCCCAAAGTGATCCAGACGCTGGTCGAGGAAGTGCGCGCAGTCGGCGAATGGTCCAAGGCCAATCCCGAGGAAGTGACCCAGCAGGTCGCGCCGTTGTTGGGTTTGCCTGAAGACATCACCCGCCTTGCGGTCAAGCGCCAAGGCTACGGTGCACGTTTCATAACGCCTGAAACCGTCGCCGCGCAGCAGAAAATTGCCGACACGTTCTACCAGCTCAAGTTGATCCCCAAACCGCTCAGCATCGCCGATGTGATCTGGACGCCTCCCACTGCTGTTGCGAAAGCGCAGTAA
- the ssuC gene encoding aliphatic sulfonate ABC transporter permease SsuC, whose product MSVEKISHRLAPWLLPVLLLAVWQLAVSAGGLSTRILPAPSAVIEAGVNLVRSGEIWTHLAISGWRAGVGFAIGGGIGLALGFITGLSKWGERLLDSSVQMIRNVPHLALIPLVILWFGIDETAKVFLVALGTLFPIYLNTYHGIRNIDPALVEMSRSYGMSGFRLFWHVILPGAMPSILVGVRFALGFMWLTLIVAETISASSGIGYLAMNAREFLQTDVVVLAIVLYAVLGKLADLAARGLERVCLRWHPAYQVAKGGAA is encoded by the coding sequence ATGAGCGTAGAAAAGATTTCTCACAGACTGGCGCCCTGGCTGCTTCCGGTCTTGCTGTTGGCGGTGTGGCAACTGGCGGTCAGTGCCGGTGGGTTGTCGACGCGTATTCTTCCGGCCCCCAGCGCCGTGATTGAAGCCGGCGTGAATCTGGTTCGCAGCGGCGAAATCTGGACGCATTTGGCAATCAGCGGCTGGCGTGCCGGGGTTGGCTTTGCCATCGGCGGTGGGATCGGCCTGGCACTGGGCTTCATCACCGGTCTGTCTAAGTGGGGCGAGCGCTTGCTGGACAGCTCGGTGCAGATGATCCGCAACGTGCCGCACCTGGCCTTGATCCCGCTGGTGATCCTCTGGTTCGGCATTGATGAGACCGCCAAGGTGTTTCTGGTGGCACTCGGCACACTGTTCCCGATTTACCTGAATACGTACCACGGCATCCGCAACATTGATCCGGCCCTGGTAGAGATGTCCCGCAGCTATGGCATGTCTGGTTTTCGGCTGTTCTGGCACGTGATATTGCCAGGCGCCATGCCGTCGATTCTGGTGGGTGTGCGTTTTGCGCTCGGCTTCATGTGGTTGACGCTGATCGTCGCGGAAACCATCTCCGCCAGCTCCGGCATTGGCTATCTGGCCATGAACGCCCGGGAGTTTCTGCAGACCGACGTTGTGGTGCTGGCAATCGTTTTGTACGCCGTGCTCGGCAAACTGGCGGACCTCGCGGCGCGGGGTCTGGAGCGGGTCTGCCTGCGTTGGCACCCGGCGTATCAAGTGGCTAAAGGTGGTGCGGCATGA
- the ssuB gene encoding aliphatic sulfonates ABC transporter ATP-binding protein translates to MNNLQQPANLLRGIPLKVRNLKKTFAVREVLKDIDLHIPAGQFVAVVGRSGCGKSTLLRLLAGLDKPTSGQLLAGSAALADAREDTRLMFQEARLLPWKKVIDNVGLGLSGDWRSKALEALEAVGLAERANEWPAALSGGQKQRVALARALIHRPRLLLLDEPLGALDALTRIEMQQLIERLWQQHGFTVLLVTHDVSEAVAIADRVLLIEDGEIGLDLLIDLPRPRARGSYRLAALETEVLNRVLSIPGSPPEPEPFSPLPTQLRWAN, encoded by the coding sequence ATGAACAATCTTCAACAACCGGCGAACCTGTTACGCGGCATCCCGTTAAAGGTGCGCAATCTGAAGAAAACCTTCGCCGTGCGGGAAGTCCTGAAAGACATCGACCTGCACATTCCGGCTGGTCAGTTTGTGGCCGTGGTCGGGCGCAGTGGTTGTGGCAAAAGCACGTTACTGCGCCTGTTGGCCGGGCTCGACAAACCTACCTCCGGGCAACTGCTGGCAGGCTCGGCTGCGCTGGCCGATGCGCGAGAAGACACACGGTTGATGTTCCAAGAGGCGCGGTTGCTGCCCTGGAAAAAAGTCATCGATAACGTTGGGCTGGGGCTCAGTGGCGACTGGCGTTCAAAAGCCCTTGAAGCGCTTGAAGCGGTTGGCCTGGCCGAGCGCGCCAATGAGTGGCCGGCTGCGCTGTCCGGCGGGCAAAAACAACGTGTTGCCCTGGCCCGTGCGCTGATTCATCGACCGCGCCTGCTGTTGCTCGACGAACCGCTTGGGGCGCTGGACGCACTGACCCGTATCGAAATGCAGCAGTTGATCGAGCGTCTGTGGCAGCAACACGGCTTTACGGTGTTGCTGGTGACCCACGACGTGAGCGAAGCGGTGGCGATTGCCGATCGCGTATTGCTGATCGAGGACGGCGAAATTGGCCTCGACCTGCTGATCGATCTGCCGCGGCCTCGAGCTCGCGGCTCTTATCGCCTGGCTGCACTGGAAACCGAAGTCCTCAATCGTGTGCTGTCGATCCCCGGATCGCCGCCAGAACCCGAACCCTTTTCACCGTTGCCCACGCAATTGCGCTGGGCCAATTAA
- a CDS encoding TOBE domain-containing protein, translated as MTIKAINVRNQFKGTIKEIVFGDVLSEIDVQTASGVVTSVITTRSVKELELVVGSEVIAFVKSTEVSIAKL; from the coding sequence ATGACTATCAAAGCCATCAACGTGCGTAACCAGTTCAAAGGCACCATCAAGGAAATCGTCTTCGGTGACGTGCTCTCGGAAATCGACGTGCAAACCGCATCGGGCGTCGTTACTTCGGTCATCACCACTCGCTCCGTCAAAGAGCTGGAACTGGTGGTTGGCAGCGAAGTGATCGCGTTCGTGAAGTCCACCGAGGTATCGATCGCCAAGTTGTAA
- a CDS encoding TetR/AcrR family transcriptional regulator has translation MTRLAPPRKPRARSQARIDSIHDAARALLAAEGVASLSIYSVAERAGIPPSSVYHFFASVPALLEALTADVHAAFRESLEQPIEHAALNGWRDLSRLVETRMLDIYKQDAAAQQLILAQHGLTEVTQADRQHDIELGNLMHALFDRHFQLPALPDDVDVFALAIELADRVYARSVQLHDEITERMAEEGMRVFDAYLSLYLPPYLPKQTLPL, from the coding sequence ATGACCCGCCTCGCCCCTCCTCGCAAACCTCGCGCACGCAGTCAGGCACGGATCGATTCGATCCACGATGCAGCGCGCGCGTTGCTGGCGGCAGAAGGTGTGGCAAGCCTGTCGATCTACAGCGTGGCCGAGCGCGCAGGGATTCCGCCGTCTTCGGTCTATCACTTTTTCGCCAGCGTTCCGGCGTTGCTGGAGGCGCTGACCGCCGACGTACACGCAGCCTTTCGCGAGAGTCTGGAGCAGCCCATCGAGCACGCAGCCTTGAACGGCTGGCGTGACCTGTCGCGACTGGTCGAGACGCGCATGCTGGACATCTACAAACAAGACGCGGCCGCTCAGCAACTGATCCTGGCGCAACACGGACTGACGGAAGTCACCCAGGCAGACCGCCAGCACGACATAGAGCTGGGCAATCTCATGCACGCACTCTTCGACCGGCATTTCCAGTTGCCCGCCCTGCCCGATGACGTCGACGTATTCGCCTTGGCCATTGAACTGGCCGACCGGGTATACGCACGCTCAGTGCAACTGCATGACGAAATCACCGAACGCATGGCAGAGGAAGGCATGCGCGTGTTTGATGCCTATCTGAGCCTGTACCTGCCGCCGTATCTCCCCAAGCAAACGCTGCCACTGTAG
- a CDS encoding glutamine synthetase family protein: protein MSVPPRAVQLNEANAFLKEHPEVLYVDLLIADMNGVVRGKRIERTSLHKVYEKGINLPASLFALDINGSTVESTGLGLDIGDADRICYPIPDTLCNEPWQKRPTAQLLMTMHELEGTPFFADPREVLRQVVSKFDEMGLTICAAFELEFYLIDQENVNGRPQPPRSPISGKRPHSTQVYLIDDLDEYVDCLQDILEGAKEQGIPADAIVKESAPAQFEVNLHHTADALKACDYAVLLKRLIKNIAYDHEMDTTFMAKPYPGQAGNGLHVHISILDRDGKNIFTSEDPEQNAALRHAIGGVLETLPAQMAFMCPNVNSYRRFGAQFYVPNSPCWGLDNRTVAVRVPTGTPDSVRIEHRVAGADANPYLLMASVLAGIHHGLTNKIEPGPPVEGNSYEQNEQSLPNNLRDALRELDDSEVMAKYIDPKYIDIFVACKESELEEFEHSISDLEYNWYLHTV from the coding sequence ATGTCGGTACCCCCGCGTGCCGTTCAGCTCAACGAAGCGAACGCGTTCCTTAAGGAACATCCTGAGGTTCTATACGTTGACCTTCTGATTGCAGATATGAATGGAGTGGTGCGCGGCAAGCGCATCGAACGCACCAGCCTCCATAAGGTTTACGAGAAAGGCATCAACCTCCCAGCTTCTCTTTTCGCTCTGGATATCAACGGCTCAACGGTGGAAAGCACCGGTCTGGGTCTGGACATCGGTGACGCAGACCGAATCTGTTATCCAATTCCCGACACTCTCTGCAATGAGCCCTGGCAGAAGCGTCCTACCGCACAACTCTTGATGACCATGCACGAACTGGAAGGCACGCCCTTCTTTGCCGACCCGCGTGAAGTATTGCGCCAGGTCGTCAGCAAGTTCGATGAAATGGGTCTGACCATTTGCGCTGCGTTCGAACTCGAGTTCTACCTGATCGATCAGGAGAACGTGAACGGCCGTCCGCAACCTCCGCGCTCGCCGATTTCCGGCAAACGCCCGCACTCGACACAGGTCTACCTGATCGACGACCTCGACGAATACGTCGACTGCCTCCAGGACATTCTGGAAGGTGCGAAAGAGCAAGGCATCCCTGCCGACGCGATCGTCAAGGAAAGCGCCCCGGCGCAGTTCGAAGTGAACCTGCACCATACCGCTGATGCTCTGAAGGCCTGCGACTACGCGGTATTGCTCAAGCGTCTGATCAAGAACATCGCCTACGACCATGAGATGGACACCACCTTCATGGCCAAGCCGTATCCTGGCCAGGCGGGTAATGGTCTGCACGTTCACATCTCGATCCTGGATCGCGATGGCAAAAACATTTTCACCAGCGAGGATCCCGAGCAGAACGCCGCATTACGTCATGCGATCGGCGGTGTGCTCGAGACCCTACCGGCTCAGATGGCGTTCATGTGCCCGAACGTCAACTCGTATCGCCGGTTCGGTGCTCAGTTCTATGTGCCTAACTCGCCTTGCTGGGGCCTGGACAACCGTACGGTCGCCGTTCGCGTACCGACCGGCACGCCAGACTCAGTGCGCATCGAACACCGGGTTGCCGGTGCAGATGCAAACCCTTACCTGCTGATGGCGTCGGTGCTGGCTGGTATACACCACGGCCTGACCAACAAGATCGAGCCCGGCCCGCCCGTGGAAGGCAACTCCTACGAGCAGAACGAGCAAAGCCTGCCGAACAACCTGCGCGATGCACTGCGCGAGCTGGACGACAGTGAAGTCATGGCCAAATACATCGATCCGAAGTACATCGATATCTTTGTCGCCTGCAAGGAAAGCGAGCTGGAGGAGTTCGAGCACTCCATCTCCGACCTTGAGTACAACTGGTACCTGCACACCGTGTAA
- a CDS encoding glutamine synthetase family protein, whose protein sequence is MSTNLDQLTDWLKEHRITEVECMIADLTGITRGKISPTNKFIAEKGMRLPESVLLQTVTGDYVEDDIYYELLDPADIDMFCRPDQNAVFVVPWAIEPTAQVIHDTYDKQGNPIELSPRNVLKKVLKLYADQGWQPIVAPEMEFYLTKRSDDPDYPLQPPIGRSGRPETGRQSFSIEAANEFDPLFEDVYDWCELQNLDLDTLIHEDGTAQMEINFRHGDALSLADQILVFKRTMREAALKHDVAATFMAKPMTGEPGSAMHLHQSIIDIETGKNIFSNEDGTMSQLFLHHIGGLQKLIPELLPLFAPNVNSFRRFLPDTSAPVNVEWGEENRTVGLRVPDAGPQNRRVENRLPGADANPYLAIAASLLCGFIGMVEGMNPSAPVVGRGYERRNLRLPLTIEDALERMENSKTVEKYLGEKFIKGYVAVKRAEHENFKRVISSWEREFLLFAV, encoded by the coding sequence ATGAGTACCAACCTCGACCAGCTCACCGATTGGTTGAAAGAACACAGGATTACGGAAGTCGAATGCATGATCGCCGACCTCACCGGTATCACGCGCGGCAAGATTTCACCGACTAACAAGTTCATCGCCGAAAAGGGCATGCGCTTGCCGGAAAGTGTTTTGCTGCAGACCGTGACCGGCGACTACGTCGAAGACGACATTTATTACGAATTGCTCGACCCGGCGGACATCGACATGTTCTGCCGCCCTGATCAGAACGCGGTGTTTGTGGTGCCTTGGGCCATAGAGCCCACTGCGCAGGTGATCCACGACACCTACGACAAGCAGGGCAACCCTATCGAGCTGTCGCCGCGCAACGTCCTAAAGAAAGTTCTGAAGCTCTACGCCGATCAAGGCTGGCAGCCGATTGTGGCGCCCGAGATGGAGTTTTACCTCACCAAGCGCAGTGACGATCCCGACTATCCGTTACAGCCACCCATCGGCCGCTCTGGACGTCCGGAAACCGGTCGCCAATCGTTTTCCATCGAAGCCGCCAACGAATTCGATCCGCTGTTCGAAGACGTCTACGACTGGTGCGAGCTGCAGAATCTCGATCTCGACACGTTGATTCACGAAGACGGCACTGCGCAGATGGAAATCAACTTCCGTCACGGTGATGCGCTTTCCCTGGCCGACCAGATTCTGGTGTTCAAGCGCACCATGCGCGAGGCCGCACTCAAACACGATGTTGCCGCGACGTTCATGGCCAAGCCGATGACCGGTGAGCCGGGCAGCGCCATGCACCTGCACCAGAGCATCATCGACATCGAAACCGGCAAGAACATCTTCTCAAATGAAGACGGGACCATGAGTCAGTTGTTCCTGCACCACATCGGTGGCCTGCAAAAACTCATCCCCGAGCTGTTGCCGCTGTTCGCGCCCAACGTCAATTCGTTCCGCCGTTTCCTACCGGATACTTCCGCGCCGGTGAACGTGGAGTGGGGCGAAGAAAACCGCACCGTCGGCCTGCGTGTCCCGGATGCCGGGCCGCAAAACCGTCGGGTCGAGAACCGTCTGCCAGGCGCTGATGCCAATCCGTATCTGGCGATTGCGGCCAGCTTGTTGTGCGGATTCATCGGCATGGTCGAGGGTATGAATCCCAGCGCGCCGGTGGTGGGCCGTGGTTACGAGCGTCGCAACCTGCGCTTGCCGTTGACCATCGAGGACGCGCTGGAGCGGATGGAAAACAGTAAGACCGTCGAGAAGTACCTCGGCGAGAAATTCATTAAAGGCTACGTCGCGGTCAAGCGCGCCGAGCACGAAAACTTCAAACGCGTGATCAGTTCGTGGGAGCGGGAATTCCTGCTTTTTGCCGTCTGA
- a CDS encoding aspartate aminotransferase family protein, protein MSSNNPQTLEWQTLSSEHHLAPFSDFKQLKEKGPRIITHAKGVYLWDSEGNKILDGMAGLWCVAIGYGREELADAASKQMRELPYYNMFFQTAHPPALQLAKAISDVAPEGMNHVFFTGSGSEGNDTVLRMVRHYWAIKGKPSKKVIISRVNGYHGSTVAGASLGGMAYMHEQGDLPIPGIVHIPQPYWFGEGGDMTPDEFGVWAAEQLEKKILELGVDNVGAFIAEPIQGAGGVIVPPDTYWPKIKEILAKYDILFAADEVICGFGRTGEWFGSDFYGLKPDLMTIAKGLTSGYIPMGGVIVRDEFVAVLNEGGDFNHGFTYSGHPVSAAVGLENIRILRDEKIVERVKAETAPYLQKRLRELSDHPLVGEVRGVGLLGAIELVQEKATRKRFEGKGAGMMCRTFCFNNGLIMRAVGDTMIISPPLVISFAEIDELIEKARKCLDLTFEALQA, encoded by the coding sequence ATGAGTTCGAACAACCCGCAAACTCTCGAATGGCAGACCCTCAGCAGCGAGCATCACCTGGCGCCGTTCAGCGACTTCAAACAGCTTAAAGAGAAAGGCCCGCGCATCATCACCCACGCCAAGGGTGTTTACCTCTGGGACAGTGAAGGCAACAAGATTCTCGACGGCATGGCTGGCCTGTGGTGTGTAGCCATCGGCTATGGCCGGGAAGAGCTGGCCGATGCCGCCAGCAAGCAAATGCGTGAATTGCCCTACTACAACATGTTCTTCCAGACTGCCCACCCGCCTGCATTGCAACTGGCCAAAGCCATCTCCGACGTCGCGCCTGAAGGCATGAACCATGTGTTTTTCACCGGCTCCGGCTCAGAGGGCAACGACACTGTGCTGCGTATGGTTCGCCATTACTGGGCAATCAAGGGCAAGCCGAGCAAGAAAGTCATCATCAGCCGCGTCAACGGTTATCACGGATCGACGGTTGCCGGCGCGAGCCTGGGCGGGATGGCCTACATGCACGAGCAAGGCGACTTGCCGATCCCGGGTATCGTGCACATTCCCCAGCCGTACTGGTTTGGCGAAGGCGGCGACATGACGCCGGACGAGTTTGGTGTCTGGGCGGCCGAGCAATTGGAGAAGAAGATCCTTGAGCTGGGCGTCGACAACGTGGGCGCTTTCATCGCCGAGCCGATTCAGGGCGCAGGCGGCGTGATCGTTCCGCCCGACACCTACTGGCCCAAGATCAAAGAGATCCTCGCCAAATACGACATTCTGTTTGCGGCTGACGAAGTGATCTGTGGTTTCGGCCGCACCGGGGAGTGGTTCGGCAGCGATTTCTACGGCCTCAAGCCAGACTTGATGACCATCGCCAAAGGCCTGACATCGGGCTATATCCCCATGGGCGGCGTGATCGTGCGCGATGAGTTCGTCGCGGTGCTCAACGAGGGCGGCGATTTCAACCACGGATTCACCTACTCCGGTCATCCGGTGTCGGCGGCAGTGGGGCTTGAGAACATCCGCATCCTGCGCGACGAAAAAATCGTTGAAAGGGTGAAAGCTGAAACGGCACCATACTTGCAAAAGCGTCTACGAGAGCTGAGCGATCACCCGCTGGTGGGGGAAGTGCGCGGTGTGGGGCTGCTGGGTGCCATTGAACTGGTGCAGGAAAAAGCCACTCGCAAACGTTTTGAAGGCAAAGGCGCCGGCATGATGTGCCGCACTTTTTGCTTCAATAACGGCCTGATCATGCGGGCGGTCGGGGACACGATGATTATCTCGCCGCCGCTTGTGATCAGCTTTGCCGAGATCGACGAGTTGATCGAGAAGGCGCGCAAGTGCCTGGACCTGACGTTCGAAGCGTTGCAAGCGTGA
- a CDS encoding polyamine ABC transporter substrate-binding protein, whose product MKIFGKTLLALSLMGAVAAAAQADDKVLHVYNWSDYIAPNTIADFEKESGIKVVYDVFDSNETLEAKLLAGKSGYDIVVPSNNFLAKQIKAGVYQELDKTKLSNYKNLNPALLKAVSVSDPDNKHAFPYMWGSIGIGFNAEKVKAALGADAPVDSWDLLFKPENAAKLKKCGISFLDSPTEMLPVALHYLGLPTDSQKKEDIAKAEDLFKKIRPSVTYFHSSKYISDLANGNICVAVGYSGDIYQAKARAEEAGGKVKVSYNIPKEGAGSFYDMIAIPKDAENVEGAYKFMNFILQPKVMAEITNAVHFPNGNAAATEFVDKDITSDPGVYPPADVLAKLYAIADLPAATQRIMTRSWTNIKSGK is encoded by the coding sequence ATGAAGATATTTGGCAAAACCCTCCTCGCGCTATCGCTGATGGGCGCAGTGGCCGCAGCTGCTCAGGCCGACGACAAAGTGCTCCACGTCTACAACTGGTCCGACTACATCGCACCGAACACCATCGCCGATTTCGAAAAAGAGTCGGGCATCAAAGTCGTCTACGACGTGTTCGACAGCAATGAAACCCTGGAAGCCAAGCTGCTCGCGGGCAAGTCCGGTTACGACATCGTCGTGCCGTCCAACAACTTCCTCGCCAAACAGATCAAAGCCGGCGTGTACCAGGAGCTCGACAAGACCAAGCTCTCCAACTACAAAAATCTCAATCCTGCGCTGCTCAAGGCCGTGTCGGTCAGCGATCCGGACAACAAGCACGCCTTCCCGTACATGTGGGGTTCGATCGGTATTGGCTTCAACGCCGAGAAGGTCAAGGCCGCCCTGGGTGCCGATGCCCCCGTGGATTCCTGGGACTTGCTGTTCAAGCCTGAAAACGCAGCCAAGCTGAAGAAGTGCGGCATCAGCTTCCTCGATTCGCCAACCGAAATGTTGCCGGTCGCGCTGCACTACCTGGGCTTGCCAACCGATTCCCAGAAGAAAGAAGACATCGCCAAAGCCGAAGATCTGTTCAAGAAGATTCGTCCTTCGGTCACCTACTTTCACTCCTCCAAGTACATCTCAGACCTGGCAAACGGCAACATCTGCGTAGCCGTGGGTTACTCGGGTGACATCTATCAGGCCAAGGCGCGTGCTGAAGAAGCGGGCGGCAAGGTCAAGGTCAGCTACAACATTCCGAAAGAAGGTGCTGGCAGCTTCTACGACATGATCGCGATCCCTAAAGACGCCGAAAACGTCGAAGGCGCCTACAAGTTCATGAACTTCATCCTGCAGCCCAAAGTCATGGCCGAGATCACCAACGCCGTGCACTTCCCGAACGGCAACGCCGCTGCGACCGAGTTCGTCGACAAGGACATCACCTCTGACCCAGGCGTATATCCACCTGCTGACGTGCTGGCGAAACTGTACGCAATCGCTGACCTGCCTGCGGCAACGCAGCGGATCATGACGCGCAGCTGGACCAACATTAAATCGGGTAAGTAA